In one Canis lupus dingo isolate Sandy chromosome 16, ASM325472v2, whole genome shotgun sequence genomic region, the following are encoded:
- the LOC112651119 gene encoding ral guanine nucleotide dissociation stimulator-like codes for MFSCCLLTSGGSGSQEPQGCGLFLCCRQWLQHRYQGIRAVIRRHHQSSTRVVGCEQDEGVVCPTASRIREVPCAATRGQRGLRGAGAAAWRGHRIVPMNSSRTELLELEVRQLLPALLSRDVISIFTFLDGYRTFATTDEVLDLLFTEYGYIVAACGNNNAILQRWKLAISCMLEIWLDYYRDDFCQLPAFPSLRKLLQFLSHHLPGSDVEVRAWRYLRQFRCLHAAKPEAGASARGKHREPALERAPAWTVGPAAPSGPEGIEAILDAGAEDSARTEAPAGEAKPLQIVVTALVHCSALQEPPVPLGDLEEEQAPPPALEVVAMPEPPPNSMEQPASGPRKPLEPPEKPTPPLTVEPGEDSGSEGIVAAGDEDLVKAEMLVPEVKVVHVLVEPMVPCSDEEEPPAPVATPEE; via the exons ATGTTCTCTTGCTGCCTTCTCACCTCTGggggctctggctcccaggaaccccaggggtGCGGCTTGTTCCTATGCTGTAGGCAGTGGCTCCAGCATAGGTACCAAGGCATCAGGGCGGTGATCAGGAGGCACCATCAG AGCTCCACCCGGGTCGTGGGGTGCGAGCAGGACGAAGGGGTCGTCTGCCCCACCGCCTCCAGGATCAGGGAGGTGCCCTGCGCAGCTACCAGAGGCCAGCGCGGGCTCAGG gGTGCAGGGGCCGCGGCCTGGAGGGGGCATCGGATCGTCCCGATGAATTCCAGCCGGACGGAGCTGCTGGAGCTCGAAGTCCGACAACTACTGCCCGCCTTGCTGTCCAGGGACGTCATCTCCATTTTCACCTTTTTGGATGGCTATCGTACATTTGCCACCACGGACGAGGTGCTGGACCTGCTGTTCACCGa GTATGGGTACATCGTAGCTGCATGTGGTAATAACAACGCCATCCTGCAGCGCTGGAAACT ggccatctCCTGCATGCTGGAAATATGGCTGGATTATTATCGGGACGACTTTTGTCAGCTCCCAGCATTTCCCTCCCTTAGGAAACTTCTACAATTCCTAAGTCACCACCTGCCAGGCTCAGACGTGGAAGTCCGGGCCTGGCGTTACCTCAGGCAATTCAGATGCCTCCATGCAGCgaagccagaggctgggg CTTCGGCCCGAGGAAAACACCGTGAACCTGCTCTGGAGCGCGCCCCAGCTTGGACCGTGGGGCCTGCTGCCCCGTCGGGGCCTGAAGGGATCGAGGCCATCCTGGATGCTGGTGCTGAGGACTCGGCCCGCACTGAGGCGCCTGCTGGGGAGGCGAAGCCCCTGCAGATAGTGGTCACTGCTCTAGTTCATTGCTCTGCCCTGCAGGAGCCCCCTGTACCCCTGGGCgacctggaggaggagcaggcgcCACCCCCTGCTCTCGAGGTCGTGGCTATGCCCGAGCCACCTCCTAACTCGATGGAGCAACCGGCCTCAGGGCCGAGGAAACCACTTGAACCACCCGAAAAGCCCACCCCACCTCTGACTGTGGAGCCTGGGGAAGATTCAGGGTCTGAGGGGATAGTGGCTGCTGGAGATGAGGACTTGGTCAAGGCAGAGATGCTGGTTCCTGAGGTGAAGGTGGTGCACGTGCTGGTCGAACCTATGGTTCCCTGCTCCGATGAGGAGGAGCCCCCTGCACCCGTGGCCACCCCGGAGGAGTAG